A portion of the Gemmatimonadaceae bacterium genome contains these proteins:
- a CDS encoding TonB-dependent receptor, with protein sequence MSRSRSLFATIFTIASALLLAAAMPSSVAAQTGRIAGAVTDSARAVLPGTQVTVAGTRFNGVSDVSGRFSISGVPAGTYDLRVQRLGQRAQTVSGIVVKPGEETQVNVSLATVPLSLGGVVVSASRRAEKITDAPATITRIDAAAIQNTVGNSFAPALKEVKGIDFIQVGVTAVAINARGFNSAFNNRMLMMEDNRIAVLPENGLPVGAFTTTPKVDLAGIEVLVGPGSALYGPDASNGVLTLTTKDPREYPGTTLEVAAGVRNFVDIQGRQAGLFANGNWGYKLSGEYQQAKDFSNKNIYAPIAGTTPSPELSADWNTNVMRGSGALVYYMPNLSRLEFTGGASKSNAIGQTSVGRNQLVDWQYRDGQVKFTHPNWFAQAYMTQSLSGDTYQLNAYSQNRLRYPTISEDSVKHLSDFPAEGRLMAAELQNTFVVPQLNSLRLTWGGQYRHDIVSSKRQWLVDRKTGKDITTDQKGIYGQADLPIVPMLRAVVAARYDKHELFDGQFSPKAALLLTPVQDQTFRVSYNRAFKSPSVLQYGFFFPDFAPLVGVFGNPNGYLIKNAAGVTVRTIAPIEPETNDTWELGYKGVLGNRMFVDITGYRSNFKKFMSPLVIIANPLTAAPTFAFDAKTGDKLTSATGGLQIPLTYFNVGDAQITGTDMGLKFLLTPTIALNGTASLQKLDTVKSKAGDPKEATAFNSPTTKFNVGMDFANLWNNQLHGGFTVRYVNGYHFLSGVNNGKIPTFSTFDFTAGYRLPALGASINLSVQNLLACRGGTSAINGWIAATKPSIYTSKQECGLGKKHIEMINMPEIGTMAFLGVRLDR encoded by the coding sequence ATGTCACGATCGAGAAGTCTCTTCGCAACCATCTTCACCATCGCGAGCGCACTCCTGCTCGCCGCGGCCATGCCCTCATCGGTCGCCGCACAGACCGGCAGAATTGCTGGCGCCGTCACCGACTCCGCCCGCGCAGTTCTCCCGGGCACTCAGGTCACCGTCGCCGGTACCCGCTTCAACGGAGTCAGCGACGTCAGCGGCCGCTTCAGCATCAGCGGCGTACCCGCCGGCACATACGACCTCCGCGTCCAGAGACTTGGCCAGCGCGCCCAGACGGTCAGCGGCATCGTCGTCAAGCCGGGTGAAGAGACCCAGGTCAACGTCTCGCTCGCCACGGTTCCTCTCTCACTCGGTGGGGTCGTAGTCTCGGCATCACGCAGAGCTGAGAAGATCACCGACGCGCCAGCGACGATCACGCGCATAGACGCAGCCGCGATCCAGAACACGGTCGGCAACTCCTTCGCCCCCGCGCTCAAGGAAGTGAAGGGCATTGATTTCATCCAGGTCGGCGTCACCGCGGTCGCCATCAACGCGCGCGGATTCAATTCGGCGTTCAACAACCGCATGCTGATGATGGAAGACAACCGCATTGCGGTGCTTCCGGAGAACGGACTTCCGGTCGGCGCGTTCACCACGACGCCGAAGGTTGACCTCGCCGGCATCGAAGTGCTCGTCGGACCGGGCTCGGCGCTCTACGGACCCGATGCCTCGAACGGCGTTCTCACACTCACCACGAAAGATCCGCGCGAGTATCCCGGCACTACCCTCGAGGTCGCCGCCGGCGTCCGCAATTTCGTTGACATACAGGGACGTCAGGCCGGTCTCTTCGCCAACGGCAACTGGGGATACAAGCTCTCCGGCGAATATCAGCAGGCGAAGGACTTCTCCAACAAGAACATCTACGCGCCCATCGCCGGCACCACTCCGTCGCCCGAGCTCTCGGCCGACTGGAACACCAATGTCATGCGCGGCAGCGGCGCCCTCGTCTACTATATGCCGAATCTCAGCCGCCTCGAGTTCACCGGCGGCGCGAGCAAGTCGAACGCCATCGGACAGACGAGCGTCGGACGCAACCAGCTCGTTGACTGGCAGTACCGCGACGGCCAGGTGAAGTTTACGCACCCGAACTGGTTCGCTCAGGCGTACATGACGCAGTCGCTCTCCGGCGACACGTACCAGCTCAATGCGTACTCGCAGAACCGCCTCCGCTATCCGACGATCAGCGAGGATTCGGTGAAGCACCTCTCCGATTTCCCCGCCGAGGGACGGCTGATGGCGGCCGAGCTTCAGAACACGTTCGTCGTGCCGCAGCTCAATAGCCTTCGTCTCACATGGGGCGGACAGTATCGGCATGACATCGTCAGCTCCAAGCGCCAGTGGCTTGTGGATCGGAAGACGGGCAAGGATATCACGACCGACCAGAAGGGTATCTACGGACAGGCCGATCTCCCGATCGTTCCGATGCTCCGCGCCGTCGTCGCCGCCCGCTATGACAAGCACGAGTTGTTCGACGGTCAATTCAGTCCGAAAGCGGCGCTGCTTCTCACGCCGGTCCAGGATCAGACATTCCGCGTCTCGTACAACCGCGCGTTCAAGTCGCCGTCGGTTCTGCAGTACGGCTTCTTCTTCCCCGATTTCGCGCCGCTCGTTGGCGTGTTTGGAAATCCGAATGGCTACCTGATCAAGAACGCCGCGGGAGTGACCGTTAGGACGATCGCCCCGATCGAGCCCGAGACGAACGACACCTGGGAGCTCGGATACAAGGGCGTTCTCGGGAATCGCATGTTCGTGGACATCACGGGCTATCGGTCGAACTTCAAGAAGTTCATGAGTCCGCTCGTGATCATCGCCAATCCGCTAACCGCCGCTCCGACCTTCGCATTCGACGCGAAGACGGGAGACAAGCTCACCAGCGCAACAGGCGGGCTGCAGATCCCGCTCACCTACTTCAACGTTGGCGATGCGCAGATCACGGGTACGGACATGGGGCTCAAGTTCCTTCTCACTCCCACGATCGCGCTCAACGGCACGGCCAGCCTCCAGAAGCTCGATACGGTCAAGAGCAAGGCGGGTGATCCCAAGGAGGCGACGGCGTTCAACAGCCCGACGACGAAGTTCAACGTCGGAATGGACTTCGCCAACCTCTGGAACAACCAGCTCCACGGCGGCTTCACGGTCCGTTACGTGAACGGTTATCACTTCCTCTCGGGAGTGAACAACGGAAAGATTCCGACGTTCAGCACGTTCGACTTCACCGCCGGCTACAGGCTGCCGGCGCTCGGTGCCAGCATCAACCTCAGCGTCCAGAACCTGCTTGCCTGCCGCGGCGGAACGTCCGCGATCAATGGCTGGATCGCCGCAACAAAGCCGTCCATCTACACCTCCAAACAGGAGTGCGGACTCGGCAAGAAGCACATCGAGATGATCAACATGCCGGAGATCGGAACGATGGCGTTCCTCGGCGTGCGTCTCGACCGATAG
- a CDS encoding FAD:protein FMN transferase translates to MSGKESRREMSRREFVALGAGAFVVASIPLAASRRERLVRRTMPVMGTIADLAVVHRDAPYAHSAMDAAMAELTRIESMMTRFRFSSDIGRANHFASDRPVRISAETALVVEAALRWAEFTGGAYDPAIGGAVALWDVTHRHEPPPEAAVSRYRARALHRKVELGTNNRSPVMLYHDPEVKVDLGSIAKGYAVDRAAAVLRERGIRRGLVSVGGDLYAIGASVDGSPWRVGIQDPADEAATIGIVEVADAAIATSGTYIQHFRYRGHDYHHLLDPSTGAPRETLVRSFTVRSDSCMHADVAATAAYGLTAAKANALFARCAPGTTVVRIA, encoded by the coding sequence ATGTCAGGCAAGGAGTCCCGTCGCGAGATGTCGCGCCGCGAATTCGTGGCGCTCGGTGCGGGCGCATTCGTTGTCGCATCGATCCCACTTGCAGCGTCGCGACGCGAACGCCTCGTGCGCCGCACGATGCCCGTCATGGGAACCATCGCCGATCTCGCTGTGGTGCATCGCGACGCGCCGTACGCTCACTCCGCGATGGATGCTGCCATGGCGGAGCTGACCCGCATCGAAAGCATGATGACGCGGTTCAGGTTCAGCTCCGACATCGGCCGCGCCAATCACTTCGCGAGTGACCGGCCGGTGCGAATCAGCGCGGAGACAGCGCTCGTCGTCGAGGCAGCGCTTCGGTGGGCCGAATTTACGGGTGGAGCATACGACCCGGCGATTGGAGGTGCGGTGGCGTTGTGGGACGTGACGCACCGGCACGAGCCGCCGCCCGAGGCTGCCGTCTCACGCTATCGTGCGAGAGCGCTTCATCGGAAAGTGGAGCTCGGGACGAACAACCGCTCGCCGGTGATGCTCTATCACGATCCGGAGGTCAAAGTAGATCTCGGCTCCATCGCCAAGGGGTACGCAGTGGATCGCGCGGCGGCGGTGCTGCGTGAGCGCGGGATTCGCCGGGGGCTCGTGAGTGTCGGCGGGGATCTATACGCAATCGGCGCATCGGTTGACGGGTCGCCCTGGCGCGTCGGAATTCAGGATCCGGCAGACGAAGCCGCGACGATCGGGATTGTGGAAGTCGCCGATGCAGCGATCGCCACCTCCGGAACGTACATCCAGCATTTCCGTTATCGGGGCCATGACTATCATCATCTGCTCGATCCCTCGACAGGCGCGCCGCGCGAGACCCTAGTGCGGAGCTTCACGGTTCGGTCGGACAGTTGCATGCATGCCGACGTCGCGGCAACGGCGGCGTATGGATTGACCGCCGCAAAGGCGAACGCGCTTTTCGCGCGCTGCGCCCCAGGAACCACGGTAGTACGCATCGCATGA
- a CDS encoding Rnf-Nqr domain containing protein, with translation MMANLLWIFVSSMLVNNFTLVLFLGLCSFFGVTNNIPTALRLGFANLFVLVLTAASVSLLNNFVLGSAPYLRLITFIIVIASLVQIVEMAIKKLSPMLFRELGIYLPLITTNCAILALAIFQTNRNYTFIEGQVFALGAGAGLILALTLMASIREKLQFATVPAVAKGTAIVLIIAGSLSLAFMGFAGLLSGA, from the coding sequence ATGATGGCCAATCTCCTCTGGATTTTTGTCTCGTCGATGCTGGTGAACAACTTTACGCTGGTCCTGTTCCTCGGGCTGTGCTCGTTCTTTGGCGTGACCAACAACATCCCGACCGCGCTTCGCCTGGGATTCGCGAACCTCTTCGTCCTCGTGCTGACCGCGGCGAGCGTGTCGCTGCTCAATAATTTTGTGCTCGGCTCGGCGCCGTATCTGCGGCTCATCACTTTCATCATCGTGATCGCGTCGCTGGTGCAGATCGTGGAGATGGCGATCAAGAAACTGAGCCCGATGCTCTTTCGTGAGCTTGGGATTTACCTGCCTCTCATAACGACGAACTGCGCCATACTCGCGCTGGCGATTTTCCAGACCAACCGGAACTACACTTTCATCGAGGGCCAGGTCTTCGCACTCGGCGCTGGTGCCGGTCTCATCCTGGCGCTGACACTGATGGCGTCCATTCGCGAAAAGCTCCAGTTCGCGACCGTCCCGGCGGTGGCAAAAGGGACGGCAATAGTTCTCATCATAGCGGGCAGCCTCTCACTGGCGTTCATGGGGTTCGCCGGCCTGCTGAGTGGCGCATGA
- a CDS encoding electron transport complex subunit E, whose protein sequence is MHDHMLGAASAPAPSMASKGPTARDDLLKGLWKENPVLVQLLGLCPMLAVTNSVMNALTMGVATLLVLVFSSFFVSSLRKLIPNEVRISSYVLIIATFVTIADMSLEALVPDTHKALGAFVALIVVNCIILGRQEAFSARNTVWRSVLDALGMGAGFTVAMLMMGTIREILGAGTILGVSVFGPRFEPWVIMLLPPGGFLTLGFILLALGWRREMRDRPARGRTVTAAKAMIQLLEAPAGPAKVA, encoded by the coding sequence ATGCACGATCACATGCTTGGCGCGGCGAGCGCTCCGGCACCTTCCATGGCGAGCAAGGGTCCAACCGCGCGTGACGATCTCCTCAAGGGGCTCTGGAAAGAGAATCCGGTTCTCGTTCAGCTGCTCGGCCTCTGTCCGATGCTCGCGGTCACGAACAGCGTGATGAACGCTCTGACCATGGGGGTCGCCACGCTCCTCGTCCTCGTGTTCTCGAGTTTCTTCGTGTCGAGCCTGCGCAAGCTCATTCCGAACGAGGTGCGCATCTCGTCTTACGTTCTCATCATCGCGACGTTCGTGACGATCGCCGACATGTCGCTCGAGGCGCTGGTTCCAGACACGCACAAGGCGCTCGGCGCATTCGTCGCGCTCATCGTGGTGAACTGCATCATCCTCGGACGGCAGGAGGCGTTCTCCGCCAGGAACACGGTATGGAGATCGGTTCTCGACGCTCTCGGAATGGGAGCCGGGTTCACCGTCGCCATGCTGATGATGGGCACCATCCGCGAAATCCTCGGCGCGGGCACGATCCTCGGCGTCAGCGTATTCGGTCCGCGCTTCGAGCCCTGGGTGATCATGCTGCTGCCTCCGGGCGGTTTTCTCACGCTCGGCTTCATTCTTCTCGCGCTCGGCTGGCGGCGTGAGATGCGTGATCGCCCCGCGCGAGGGCGAACCGTCACAGCCGCGAAAGCGATGATTCAGCTACTGGAGGCGCCTGCCGGACCGGCGAAGGTCGCATGA
- a CDS encoding FMN-binding protein gives MTGLSESGMPMGGAENVPVQPHPQSWRLLLTLGGAGALAGLLIVLAYDWTRPRIDAHNAKLLRAAIEEVLHSPQRTDTIYLDQGALTDKPAAATDRSKLDRIYKGYAADGHVLGYAISTSEAGFVDQIGLIIGYDPAQKQVLGLKILSSKETPGLGDKIERPTFTAQFASRIAPLVGVKGKVPSGDKSAIEMITGATISSRTVIREINNAAKRWQPLLEKYQRGQK, from the coding sequence ATGACCGGATTGAGCGAGTCGGGAATGCCGATGGGCGGCGCGGAGAACGTGCCAGTTCAGCCGCATCCTCAGTCGTGGCGGCTTCTCCTGACACTGGGAGGCGCCGGAGCGCTCGCCGGCCTGTTGATAGTGCTCGCCTACGACTGGACGCGGCCGCGGATTGATGCGCACAACGCCAAGCTGCTACGCGCTGCGATCGAGGAGGTGCTGCATTCACCTCAGCGCACCGACACCATCTATCTCGATCAGGGCGCGCTCACCGACAAGCCGGCTGCCGCGACGGACCGGTCGAAGCTCGATCGGATCTACAAGGGCTACGCGGCTGACGGCCACGTCTTGGGGTATGCCATCAGCACTTCCGAAGCGGGGTTCGTTGACCAGATTGGGCTGATCATCGGCTATGATCCAGCGCAGAAACAGGTGCTCGGGCTCAAGATCCTCTCGAGCAAGGAGACACCGGGCCTCGGCGACAAGATCGAGCGTCCCACGTTCACCGCTCAGTTCGCCAGCAGGATCGCGCCGCTCGTCGGGGTGAAGGGCAAAGTGCCCTCCGGTGACAAAAGCGCGATCGAGATGATCACCGGTGCTACCATCTCGTCCCGAACGGTGATACGCGAGATCAACAACGCGGCAAAGCGGTGGCAGCCGTTGCTCGAGAAATATCAGCGAGGGCAGAAGTGA
- a CDS encoding RnfABCDGE type electron transport complex subunit D, translated as MSLRLGRSLVVTASPHIRKRDSTPYIMWNVVASLAPIVGAAVWFFGPSALLVLAASVGGAVATERVFGKGGTIADGSAAITGLLLGLTLPAGMPLWMVVLGAAFGIGLGKLIFGGLGYNIFNPALLGRAFLQAAFPVAITTWPATGGSWLALRGDNFAIPLMSPRVADIVTSATPLGLMKFEHKPTALWDLMIGTTSGSLGETAGILILICGAWLAIRGFLNWRIPVSILATVAAFSAALHALDPARYATSLFMVFSGGLILGAVFMATDMVTAPVTNLGRWIFGLGIGILVVVIRVWGGLPEGVMYAILLMNAMVPFINRATQPTPFGVSRAKAAA; from the coding sequence ATGAGCCTGAGACTCGGCCGCTCCCTCGTGGTGACGGCGTCGCCGCACATCAGGAAGCGCGACAGCACGCCGTACATCATGTGGAACGTCGTGGCGAGCCTCGCTCCGATCGTTGGCGCTGCGGTGTGGTTTTTCGGACCGAGCGCGCTTCTCGTGCTCGCGGCGTCGGTGGGAGGCGCTGTCGCCACGGAGCGTGTGTTCGGCAAGGGCGGAACGATCGCCGACGGATCGGCGGCGATCACCGGGCTACTTCTCGGTCTGACGCTACCCGCGGGAATGCCACTGTGGATGGTCGTGCTTGGTGCCGCGTTCGGCATTGGATTGGGGAAGCTCATCTTCGGCGGATTGGGCTACAACATCTTCAATCCGGCGCTTCTCGGGCGCGCGTTCCTGCAGGCGGCGTTTCCGGTGGCGATCACCACGTGGCCGGCGACGGGCGGGAGCTGGCTGGCACTCCGCGGAGACAACTTCGCGATTCCTCTCATGAGCCCTCGCGTCGCCGATATCGTCACGTCCGCGACGCCACTCGGTCTCATGAAGTTCGAGCACAAGCCGACGGCCCTTTGGGATCTCATGATCGGCACGACGAGCGGCTCGCTTGGCGAGACTGCGGGAATCCTGATCCTGATTTGCGGCGCGTGGCTGGCGATTCGCGGATTTCTGAACTGGCGGATACCGGTCTCCATTCTGGCGACGGTAGCCGCATTCTCCGCGGCGCTCCACGCGCTGGACCCGGCGCGCTACGCGACGTCTCTCTTCATGGTGTTTTCCGGCGGGCTCATCCTTGGCGCCGTTTTCATGGCGACTGACATGGTGACCGCGCCGGTGACGAATCTGGGGCGGTGGATCTTCGGACTCGGCATCGGAATACTCGTCGTGGTCATTCGCGTCTGGGGCGGACTGCCGGAAGGAGTGATGTACGCGATACTGCTCATGAACGCGATGGTCCCCTTCATCAACCGGGCGACGCAGCCGACTCCGTTCGGCGTGAGTCGCGCGAAGGCGGCCGCATGA
- the rsxC gene encoding electron transport complex subunit RsxC, with translation MRLFYRGPHFDHGVHPPELKELTSHLPIRRMPYPDEVVLPLRQHAGAPAKLAVNKGDRVIRGDTIATASGFVSAPVHASASGTVVDIGLWPHPDGTMSDAVRIEVDRYSPQVTRPRMVPHWEGLTPKEIVAAVQNAGVVGLGGAAFPTHVKLAPPPDVSVETIILNGAECEPYLTTDHRIMVEYPGRVQLGARIMLHTLGAKRVVIGVERNKPDAIEALRATLPTDIDVSVLPLTVKYPQGAEKMLIHAVTGREVPSGKLPVSLGVLVQNVGSAASIGEVFETGLPLLERIVTVSGPGVKHPANLIVPVGTKVGDLLDMCGGVTDDAAEIVFGGPMMGVAQGNLDAPIIKGTTGVIVLTFAQVPDARSYPCIHCGRCLDACPMMLNPSLLGDLARTGRYGEMEAEHLADCMLCGSCTYVCPSNIPLAQLFQASKSALKRVKAGAA, from the coding sequence ATGAGACTCTTCTACCGCGGCCCGCATTTCGATCACGGCGTGCACCCGCCGGAGCTCAAGGAGCTCACGTCGCACTTGCCGATCCGCCGCATGCCGTACCCGGACGAGGTCGTGCTTCCACTCAGACAGCATGCTGGCGCGCCCGCGAAACTCGCCGTGAATAAAGGCGACCGGGTGATCAGAGGCGACACGATCGCTACGGCATCCGGCTTCGTCTCCGCGCCGGTGCATGCCTCCGCCTCGGGAACAGTCGTGGACATCGGACTATGGCCGCATCCCGACGGCACGATGAGTGACGCGGTGAGAATCGAAGTCGACCGTTACTCGCCCCAGGTAACTCGTCCGCGCATGGTGCCACACTGGGAGGGTCTCACTCCAAAGGAGATCGTCGCCGCCGTTCAGAATGCGGGAGTCGTCGGACTGGGTGGCGCGGCCTTTCCAACCCACGTGAAGCTTGCGCCGCCGCCCGATGTTTCAGTCGAGACGATCATTCTCAACGGCGCGGAGTGCGAGCCATATCTCACGACCGATCATCGTATCATGGTCGAGTATCCCGGGCGAGTTCAGCTCGGCGCCCGCATCATGCTCCACACACTCGGCGCAAAGAGAGTGGTGATCGGTGTCGAGCGAAACAAGCCGGACGCCATCGAAGCTCTTCGCGCGACTCTGCCCACGGACATAGATGTATCGGTTCTGCCACTCACGGTGAAGTACCCGCAGGGCGCGGAGAAGATGCTGATCCACGCCGTCACGGGGCGCGAGGTTCCATCGGGCAAGCTGCCTGTGAGTCTTGGCGTGCTCGTGCAGAACGTCGGGTCGGCGGCTTCGATCGGCGAAGTTTTCGAGACCGGACTTCCGCTGCTCGAGCGAATCGTCACAGTCTCCGGACCGGGAGTGAAGCATCCCGCCAACCTGATCGTTCCCGTCGGTACAAAAGTCGGCGATCTGCTCGACATGTGTGGCGGCGTCACCGACGACGCGGCCGAGATCGTTTTCGGCGGACCGATGATGGGCGTGGCGCAGGGAAACCTCGATGCACCGATCATCAAGGGAACCACCGGCGTCATCGTCCTCACCTTCGCGCAGGTTCCCGATGCGCGATCCTATCCCTGCATTCACTGCGGACGCTGTCTCGACGCGTGTCCGATGATGCTCAATCCGTCGCTGCTCGGCGACCTCGCCCGCACGGGGCGATACGGCGAAATGGAAGCGGAGCATCTCGCGGATTGCATGCTGTGCGGATCGTGCACGTATGTGTGTCCGTCGAACATTCCGCTCGCGCAGCTGTTCCAGGCGAGCAAGAGCGCTCTCAAGAGAGTGAAGGCGGGGGCCGCATGA